Proteins encoded in a region of the Bacillus sp. T3 genome:
- a CDS encoding Ger(x)C family spore germination protein: MLRKCSFICLMLLLLTGCVEKEILDDISIESGLGFDYYKKGQILGTALVPNYMPDKSIKNVTYTSVSAMNRELFLEMQRQSADPLVIGSLQVALFGEKLAKNGIIDLIDSLQRDATIGERLYLVVVDGKASELLKHDYGTSGNATYISNLIEQNIKARDLPKSNLHRFIYDFFQTGKDSYLPTLKKIGKDKMEISGISLFKKDKVVDTLPTSKMFFFKLLVDQYSEGTYKIKMGDEEAAVRSILSKTHFELSKKNPTEVTIHIKIKGSIREFSGNKLSSKAIKAIEKNMEKKVNQESLKLLNHFKEIGIDPVGIGHFVKSRTRHFDYEKWKTTYKTVPIKIETKVKIIDAGVIE, from the coding sequence ATGCTTAGAAAATGTAGTTTCATATGCTTGATGCTCCTACTATTAACAGGGTGTGTCGAAAAGGAAATATTAGATGACATCAGCATCGAAAGTGGACTTGGGTTTGATTATTATAAAAAAGGTCAGATTTTAGGAACAGCATTAGTGCCCAATTATATGCCTGATAAATCCATAAAAAATGTGACCTATACGTCTGTTTCTGCCATGAATCGCGAATTGTTTCTTGAAATGCAACGACAATCAGCCGATCCCCTCGTAATTGGGAGCTTACAGGTCGCTTTATTTGGTGAAAAATTAGCCAAAAACGGCATTATTGACCTCATTGACTCGCTGCAACGGGATGCAACAATTGGTGAGCGGCTATACTTAGTCGTCGTAGATGGAAAAGCAAGTGAGCTATTAAAGCACGATTATGGAACAAGTGGAAACGCTACCTATATTTCTAATCTAATTGAACAAAATATTAAAGCCCGTGATTTGCCAAAGTCCAATCTCCATAGGTTCATTTACGATTTTTTCCAAACAGGTAAAGACTCCTATCTTCCGACATTAAAAAAAATTGGTAAAGATAAAATGGAAATAAGCGGGATAAGTCTCTTTAAAAAGGATAAAGTCGTCGACACCCTTCCCACAAGCAAAATGTTCTTTTTTAAACTATTGGTCGATCAATATAGCGAAGGAACCTATAAAATAAAAATGGGTGATGAAGAGGCTGCTGTACGGAGCATTTTATCGAAAACCCATTTTGAATTATCAAAGAAGAATCCTACTGAAGTAACCATTCACATTAAAATAAAAGGATCCATTCGAGAATTCTCAGGAAATAAACTTTCGTCGAAAGCCATAAAAGCGATTGAAAAAAATATGGAGAAAAAAGTAAATCAAGAAAGCTTGAAGCTACTCAATCATTTTAAAGAAATTGGAATTGATCCAGTTGGAATCGGCCATTTTGTTAAATCAAGAACGAGACATTTCGACTATGAAAAATGGAAAACCACCTATAAAACGGTACCGATAAAAATAGAAACAAAAGTTAAAATTATTGATGCGGGGGTTATTGAATAA
- a CDS encoding GerAB/ArcD/ProY family transporter, which translates to MPQPIAENKKISPFLVYYLIIGMQIGIGILGYQRIIAKDAGYDAWVSVVLAGLTIHIHVWMMYKILETVDGDLFKVHQYIFGKMFGKIVSSIFIFYFCLYATAVLRAFVEVIQVWVFPDLNIFWFSFAFLFLCIYIVFGGFRTVTGIAFFGTVLPVYLIFIFAYALPYCDISNIQPVMDHSIKGLLMAYFHMSLTYTGFETLLFVYPFIKDPQKSKKWAHMSVLTTTIIYTGLAVITFAYFSERQLQETIWPTLNIWKIVEMPFVERFEYIGIANWNLIVLPNVCISLWIASRLMKQIFNFKQKKGVIVLSLICLIASSLVITRMDINNLSDLFGKMSFAVNSIYIPCLFIAVMIAKRVKKHA; encoded by the coding sequence TTGCCACAGCCTATTGCTGAAAATAAAAAAATATCCCCTTTCCTTGTTTATTATTTAATAATTGGCATGCAAATTGGAATCGGTATTCTTGGATATCAACGAATTATAGCCAAGGATGCTGGATATGATGCATGGGTTTCAGTAGTGCTTGCAGGTTTAACCATCCACATCCATGTATGGATGATGTATAAAATTCTAGAAACCGTAGATGGAGATTTATTTAAGGTCCATCAATATATTTTCGGGAAAATGTTTGGAAAAATAGTCAGTTCCATCTTTATTTTTTACTTTTGTCTTTATGCCACAGCAGTTTTGAGAGCATTTGTTGAAGTTATTCAAGTTTGGGTTTTTCCAGATCTAAATATTTTTTGGTTCTCGTTCGCTTTTTTATTTTTATGTATATATATCGTTTTTGGAGGCTTTCGGACCGTAACAGGGATTGCCTTTTTCGGAACAGTGTTGCCAGTCTATTTAATTTTCATTTTTGCCTATGCGCTGCCTTATTGCGATATTAGTAATATCCAGCCCGTTATGGACCATTCCATTAAAGGGCTATTAATGGCCTATTTTCATATGTCCCTAACATACACAGGCTTTGAAACGTTACTATTTGTTTACCCATTTATTAAAGACCCTCAAAAATCAAAAAAGTGGGCCCATATGTCCGTTCTAACTACAACCATCATCTATACCGGACTAGCCGTTATCACCTTTGCGTATTTTTCAGAACGGCAGCTTCAGGAAACCATTTGGCCAACATTAAACATTTGGAAAATTGTTGAGATGCCCTTTGTTGAACGGTTTGAGTATATAGGGATTGCCAATTGGAATCTTATTGTATTACCGAATGTATGTATTTCACTATGGATTGCCAGCCGACTAATGAAACAAATATTTAATTTCAAGCAAAAAAAAGGAGTCATCGTCTTATCCCTTATTTGCTTAATTGCTTCATCCCTCGTTATAACTAGAATGGATATTAATAATCTATCTGATCTGTTTGGAAAAATGAGTTTTGCTGTAAATAGTATCTATATACCTTGTTTATTTATTGCCGTCATGATTGCCAAGAGGGTGAAAAAGCATGCTTAG
- a CDS encoding spore germination protein: MMDWFKRKPKELEELETKLANSADYKKTECVNKETDVQFHLSFIATLIDDNVLQTSILPNLLECTFHSLEDIATIVPVADIQISKDVAMIEKKLFDGYVMVTLEANRNQFAFISARKEIVRSIAAPEVEFSVVGPKESFVESIGQNLNLIRKRIPIKELYIEQMKVGKLSKTEIAILHIDGIADKENVNTIRQRIQDLDFDLIADSSYLVQLICDNENSPFPQLLDTERPDRVAAILAEGKIAVVVDGSPHVLIAPTTLVEFFSSFEDYFLNWFLSSFFRLIRLFAVAFSLLITPIYVAALNYHYELIPKDLLTTLVSSRRLIPLPPILEAFFLELTIELLREAGARLPTKVGQTIGIVGGIVIGTASVEAGLTSNVLLIIVALAALASFTTPVYKMGNTIRLMRFPFLFFAELWGLVGIVYCFCLLLTHLLRLTSLGRPFLEPIYPPRTVDIKDAFVRLPFKKLSVRPSYLRTNQPNRFNTKKAKEKKDIDE, translated from the coding sequence ATGATGGATTGGTTCAAAAGGAAACCTAAGGAATTAGAAGAGTTAGAAACAAAACTAGCTAATTCTGCTGATTATAAAAAAACAGAGTGTGTGAATAAAGAAACAGATGTGCAATTTCATCTTTCATTTATCGCAACATTGATTGATGATAATGTCCTGCAGACGAGTATTCTTCCCAATCTATTGGAATGTACCTTTCATTCTCTTGAGGATATTGCTACCATCGTTCCCGTTGCTGATATTCAAATTAGCAAGGATGTCGCAATGATTGAGAAAAAACTGTTTGATGGCTATGTTATGGTCACTCTCGAAGCAAATCGAAATCAATTTGCTTTTATCTCTGCCCGCAAGGAAATAGTGCGCAGTATTGCAGCACCAGAAGTGGAATTCAGTGTTGTTGGACCAAAGGAATCCTTTGTCGAATCGATTGGACAAAATCTAAATCTGATTCGAAAGCGCATTCCAATTAAAGAGTTATATATTGAGCAAATGAAAGTGGGGAAGCTTTCAAAAACAGAAATCGCCATATTGCATATAGATGGGATAGCTGATAAAGAAAATGTCAATACGATTCGCCAGCGGATTCAAGATTTAGATTTTGATTTGATTGCAGATAGCTCGTATCTTGTTCAGCTCATCTGCGATAATGAGAATTCTCCCTTCCCACAGCTTTTGGATACTGAGCGACCCGACCGTGTCGCCGCGATTCTAGCAGAAGGAAAAATTGCAGTGGTGGTCGATGGTTCTCCACATGTCCTGATCGCACCGACGACACTTGTTGAATTTTTCAGCTCATTTGAAGATTATTTTTTAAATTGGTTTTTATCATCGTTTTTCCGGCTTATTCGTTTATTTGCGGTTGCCTTTTCACTTTTAATCACACCGATTTATGTGGCAGCCCTCAATTATCACTATGAACTGATTCCTAAGGATTTATTAACAACGCTTGTGTCATCAAGAAGGTTAATTCCATTACCTCCTATCCTTGAGGCGTTCTTTCTAGAACTCACAATCGAATTACTTAGAGAGGCTGGAGCAAGACTTCCGACAAAGGTCGGACAAACAATCGGTATCGTAGGCGGGATCGTGATTGGAACGGCTTCAGTTGAAGCTGGATTGACGAGTAACGTTTTATTAATCATTGTTGCCTTAGCAGCACTTGCCTCGTTTACTACTCCCGTCTATAAAATGGGCAACACCATTCGTTTAATGCGTTTTCCATTTTTATTTTTTGCCGAATTGTGGGGATTAGTGGGCATCGTCTATTGTTTCTGTCTATTGCTTACACATTTACTAAGACTTACATCACTAGGTCGACCGTTCTTGGAACCGATTTATCCTCCAAGGACAGTCGACATAAAGGATGCATTTGTTCGTCTACCGTTTAAAAAGCTTTCAGTAAGGCCTAGTTATTTGCGAACAAATCAACCCAATCGCTTTAATACAAAAAAGGCGAAAGAAAAGAAGGATATTGATGAATGA
- a CDS encoding iron-siderophore ABC transporter substrate-binding protein, with the protein MKKLKIFLSLLILGALFMLAACGKDGADKTTETKEKEPKTEETSYTIQHAMGETTLEKTPKQIVILTNEGTEALLAMGVTPVGAVQSWTGDPWYDHIAKDMKDVQVVGVESQVNVEAIAALKPDLIIGNKMRQENIYPQLSAIAPTIFAETLRGDWQENFKLYAKAINKEEKGQEVLKAYEDKIAGLKEELGDKLSMKVSMVRFMSGDVRIYHKDTFSGVILDQLGFARPESQNVDDFAERNVTKERIPAMDGDILFYFTYDTGDGTATELEKEWTQDPLFKNLEVSKQGNVHKVNDVIWNTAGGVIAANLMLDDLENKFLK; encoded by the coding sequence ATGAAAAAATTGAAGATTTTCCTATCCCTTCTTATACTCGGAGCTCTATTTATGCTCGCTGCTTGTGGGAAGGATGGAGCAGACAAGACAACGGAAACGAAGGAAAAGGAACCGAAAACCGAAGAAACAAGCTATACGATACAGCATGCAATGGGCGAAACGACATTAGAAAAAACGCCTAAACAAATTGTTATTTTAACAAATGAAGGCACAGAAGCATTACTTGCGATGGGAGTAACTCCAGTAGGCGCTGTTCAATCTTGGACAGGAGATCCTTGGTATGATCATATTGCTAAAGATATGAAGGATGTTCAAGTTGTCGGGGTAGAATCACAAGTCAATGTTGAAGCAATTGCGGCTCTAAAGCCAGATCTAATCATAGGTAATAAAATGCGCCAAGAAAATATTTATCCGCAATTAAGTGCAATTGCTCCTACTATTTTTGCAGAAACATTACGTGGCGATTGGCAAGAAAACTTCAAACTTTATGCAAAGGCCATTAATAAAGAGGAAAAAGGGCAAGAAGTGCTAAAGGCATACGAAGACAAAATTGCAGGTTTAAAGGAAGAACTTGGCGACAAACTAAGCATGAAGGTTTCAATGGTGCGCTTTATGTCAGGTGATGTTCGAATCTATCATAAGGATACTTTTTCTGGGGTTATTTTAGATCAACTAGGGTTCGCCCGGCCTGAAAGCCAGAATGTAGATGATTTTGCTGAGCGTAATGTAACGAAGGAACGTATACCAGCTATGGATGGTGATATCCTTTTTTACTTCACCTATGATACAGGAGATGGCACTGCAACTGAGCTAGAAAAGGAATGGACCCAAGATCCGTTATTTAAAAACCTAGAAGTCTCAAAACAAGGAAATGTCCACAAAGTGAATGATGTAATCTGGAACACTGCTGGTGGCGTTATTGCCGCAAACTTAATGCTAGACGATTTAGAAAACAAATTTTTAAAATAA
- a CDS encoding iron ABC transporter permease, whose protein sequence is MLLKSNVEKWVGLIVVLSLLLLLVCSSVVYGYTDTSWKVALDSFTSFNGSNEHLILQTVRLPRAFIAAAVGASLAISGVLLQTLTKNPLASSEFFGVNAGAGLAVVIAVAIYHSSNLQLFTWVSFFGAAVAAICVFAVGSVGREGLTPMKLTLAGAALTAMFASLTQGLLVINEAALEQVLFWLSGSVAGRKLENLMSVLPYLSFGWVIALIISGKLNVFAMGEDVAKGLGLNTGFIKVIAVIIVILLSGGAVAVAGQIAFIGIVIPHVTRAIVGTDHRWLIPYSALLGGILLIAADIAARYIVMPEEMPVGVMTAIIGTPFFIYLARRGFNGR, encoded by the coding sequence ATGCTATTAAAAAGTAATGTTGAAAAGTGGGTAGGTTTAATTGTTGTTTTAAGCCTACTTTTGTTATTAGTGTGTTCCAGTGTTGTTTATGGCTACACTGATACTTCTTGGAAGGTTGCACTGGATTCTTTTACAAGCTTTAATGGTTCAAATGAGCATTTGATTCTTCAAACAGTACGTCTCCCGAGGGCGTTTATTGCTGCTGCTGTTGGTGCGAGTTTAGCGATTTCTGGTGTTTTATTACAAACCCTTACGAAAAATCCACTGGCATCCTCTGAATTTTTCGGCGTTAACGCTGGGGCTGGATTGGCTGTTGTCATTGCTGTGGCCATCTACCATTCAAGTAATCTTCAGCTGTTTACATGGGTATCATTTTTCGGTGCTGCAGTGGCAGCAATCTGTGTCTTTGCTGTCGGTTCCGTCGGACGTGAAGGCCTAACACCGATGAAGCTGACCCTTGCTGGTGCAGCTTTGACGGCAATGTTTGCCTCATTAACCCAAGGCTTGCTCGTCATAAATGAAGCGGCACTAGAGCAGGTTTTGTTTTGGCTATCAGGTTCAGTTGCTGGAAGAAAATTAGAAAATTTAATGTCGGTATTGCCGTACCTATCATTTGGTTGGGTTATTGCACTTATCATTTCTGGTAAATTGAATGTGTTTGCGATGGGGGAGGACGTAGCTAAGGGACTAGGATTAAATACAGGTTTTATCAAAGTGATCGCCGTGATCATAGTCATTCTTTTATCAGGTGGAGCAGTTGCCGTGGCAGGTCAAATTGCTTTTATTGGGATAGTTATACCTCATGTAACTCGTGCAATCGTGGGGACGGACCATCGCTGGTTGATTCCCTATTCTGCGTTATTAGGTGGGATTCTCTTAATCGCAGCTGATATCGCAGCACGTTATATTGTGATGCCAGAGGAAATGCCTGTTGGGGTCATGACGGCTATTATTGGAACTCCATTCTTTATTTATCTTGCTAGAAGGGGGTTCAATGGACGATGA
- a CDS encoding iron ABC transporter permease — protein sequence MNQYKNVRLLNGKISYLMNIRALFVFFSLLFLTAAVFVVSTGLGEMKIGPLSVLEVLFGGGTDMDRLIIQTFRLPRIIVAMMVGMGLAVAGGILQGMIRNPLASPDILGITGGAAVAVVGFLAFFSDENNALTVSIKWMPVAAFFGAVMVAFLVYFLAWKNGVSPIRLVLIGIGIMTLMKALTTLMMVFGPIYQASQANIWITGTVYGSNWDNVSVLVPWIFILLIITFIYARHINIQELGDEIAIGLSGEIQRQRLVLLLLSTGLIGGSVAFAGGIGFVGLMAPHMARRLVGSAFGALLPVSALIGAILVIAADLIGRTLFSPLEIPAGVFTASIGAPYFIYLLFKARQ from the coding sequence ATGAATCAATACAAAAATGTAAGATTACTTAATGGAAAAATATCTTACCTAATGAATATACGTGCATTATTCGTGTTTTTTAGCTTGCTGTTTTTGACTGCAGCCGTTTTTGTTGTTAGTACAGGTCTTGGTGAAATGAAAATAGGTCCCTTAAGTGTCCTTGAAGTGCTTTTTGGTGGAGGAACAGACATGGACCGCTTGATCATACAGACCTTTCGCTTACCTAGAATCATTGTTGCAATGATGGTTGGGATGGGCTTAGCTGTCGCTGGCGGCATTCTCCAGGGAATGATCCGCAATCCTTTAGCCTCTCCAGATATTTTAGGGATTACAGGTGGAGCTGCCGTTGCAGTTGTAGGATTTTTAGCTTTTTTTAGTGATGAAAATAATGCGTTAACGGTAAGTATCAAATGGATGCCTGTTGCTGCATTTTTCGGTGCAGTAATGGTAGCTTTTCTTGTTTATTTTTTGGCTTGGAAAAATGGAGTTTCGCCAATCAGACTTGTTTTAATCGGCATTGGAATCATGACGTTAATGAAGGCTTTAACCACCCTGATGATGGTTTTCGGTCCAATCTATCAAGCAAGTCAGGCAAATATTTGGATTACCGGAACCGTCTACGGATCAAATTGGGATAATGTTTCAGTACTTGTTCCGTGGATTTTCATCCTGTTAATCATTACGTTTATTTATGCTCGCCATATTAATATTCAAGAGCTTGGTGATGAAATAGCCATCGGCTTAAGCGGAGAGATTCAACGACAACGCCTCGTACTATTGTTGCTAAGTACTGGACTAATTGGCGGGTCGGTAGCGTTTGCGGGTGGGATTGGGTTTGTTGGCTTAATGGCGCCACATATGGCGCGAAGATTAGTTGGGTCTGCATTTGGGGCACTATTACCTGTTTCAGCACTAATCGGAGCGATTCTTGTGATAGCGGCAGATTTAATTGGACGGACTCTATTTTCACCTCTTGAAATCCCTGCAGGGGTATTTACTGCCAGCATTGGCGCACCTTATTTTATATACCTATTATTTAAAGCACGACAATAA
- a CDS encoding ABC transporter ATP-binding protein: MNTAIETNHLSLSYGDTIIIEDLNVKIPKGEITVFIGGNGCGKSTLLRSIARLLKPKTGTVLLDGATIANMSTKNVAKKMAILPQSPIAPEGLTVLQLVKQGRYPYQSWLKQWSKDDELKVEAALKATGMELFKDRSVDSLSGGQRQRAWIAMTLAQDTEVILLDEPTTYLDMTHQIEILDLLFELNEQENRTIVMVLHDLNLACRYAHNIVAIKDRTIYAQGKPETIMNSHLVMNVFNMKCEVTIDPLFGTPLCIPYGKGRFIQQKGKVVHG, from the coding sequence ATGAATACGGCGATTGAAACAAATCATCTGAGTCTTTCATATGGAGATACGATAATAATTGAAGATTTAAATGTAAAAATCCCTAAGGGGGAGATTACTGTTTTTATCGGTGGAAATGGCTGTGGTAAATCAACACTGCTTCGCTCGATTGCCCGATTACTTAAACCAAAAACTGGCACTGTACTGCTTGATGGCGCTACTATTGCCAATATGTCAACAAAAAACGTAGCTAAGAAAATGGCGATCTTACCGCAATCACCCATTGCTCCAGAAGGATTAACGGTACTACAGCTTGTTAAACAAGGGCGTTATCCTTATCAATCATGGTTAAAGCAATGGTCAAAAGACGACGAACTAAAGGTAGAGGCTGCCTTAAAAGCAACAGGCATGGAGCTATTTAAGGATCGAAGTGTTGATTCTTTATCAGGTGGACAGAGACAGCGTGCGTGGATTGCCATGACACTTGCCCAAGACACCGAGGTCATTCTATTGGATGAACCAACCACCTATTTAGATATGACCCATCAAATAGAAATTCTTGATTTGTTATTTGAATTAAATGAGCAAGAAAACCGAACCATTGTGATGGTGCTACATGATTTAAATTTGGCCTGTCGCTATGCCCATAATATTGTAGCGATTAAGGATCGGACAATTTATGCACAAGGTAAGCCGGAAACTATTATGAACAGTCATCTCGTCATGAATGTATTTAATATGAAATGTGAAGTCACAATCGATCCGTTATTTGGTACACCTTTGTGCATCCCTTACGGTAAGGGGAGATTCATTCAACAAAAGGGGAAGGTAGTACATGGCTAA
- a CDS encoding IucA/IucC family C-terminal-domain containing protein: MANRMSLTEEELTELKRLRLTEKRVSSELSVPLHEIMNDREGCLAYLQRVKEEVGAPNDKVAVSILMKRYAFLPAIYLYAMTVWNKRLNITFENVSIESSYQGDLWLPSFCFNDLSFFEASEPRHEWRREAVAEVFAKHIFPLMNAFVRISKISKYILWENIAVYIFWLYESFLNECKDDAVRERAVDDFQFIVKHASGELFGDYHQNPLTKYYTKSVYNKEQNREVRVRTTCCFTNQLKKNMKSCNICPVTCNKLK; this comes from the coding sequence ATGGCTAACAGGATGAGCTTAACTGAAGAAGAACTGACGGAGCTTAAACGTCTCCGTTTGACAGAAAAAAGAGTGTCATCTGAGCTTTCTGTGCCCTTACATGAAATCATGAATGATAGAGAAGGCTGCCTAGCATATTTACAACGTGTTAAGGAAGAAGTCGGCGCTCCGAACGATAAGGTTGCAGTTTCGATCCTGATGAAACGGTACGCATTTCTTCCTGCTATTTATTTGTACGCGATGACCGTTTGGAACAAACGTCTGAATATTACGTTTGAAAATGTATCGATTGAGTCCAGCTATCAAGGAGATTTGTGGCTTCCTTCTTTCTGTTTTAATGATTTAAGCTTCTTTGAAGCATCTGAACCACGTCATGAATGGCGTCGTGAGGCAGTAGCAGAAGTGTTTGCCAAGCATATATTTCCATTGATGAATGCTTTTGTTCGTATTTCGAAAATCTCGAAGTATATTTTATGGGAAAACATTGCCGTATACATCTTTTGGTTGTACGAATCTTTTCTAAATGAATGTAAAGATGATGCAGTTAGAGAAAGAGCTGTCGATGACTTTCAATTTATCGTAAAGCATGCGAGTGGTGAGTTATTCGGTGATTACCACCAAAATCCATTAACCAAATACTACACGAAATCTGTATATAACAAGGAACAAAATAGAGAAGTCCGGGTAAGGACAACCTGCTGCTTTACAAATCAATTAAAAAAGAACATGAAAAGTTGTAATATCTGTCCGGTTACTTGTAATAAATTAAAATAA
- a CDS encoding proline dehydrogenase, with the protein MEQAIRNFFLFLSKNKTMTKLAKKYGLRFGASRFVAGESIEQTIEVIKGLNAQGLLVTLDYLGEFVDSEGEAIEVASHSINAIEVIGQENLNVQLSIKLTSLGLDISEEVVMRNLHQILETAKKHHVFVTIDMEDFNHCLKTIEIFKKLKVQYNHVGTVLQAYLFRTMEDIIDLSPYSPNLRLVKGAYKEPPSVAFPEKKDVDENFKNIIKLHLLNGHYTAVATHDDVMIEYTKQFVREHNISTDQFEFQMLYGIRPERQLELVKEGYKMRVYVPFGTDWYGYFMRRLAERPANVGFVLKGMLKR; encoded by the coding sequence ATGGAACAAGCAATCCGGAATTTTTTTCTTTTTTTATCGAAAAATAAAACAATGACCAAGCTCGCAAAGAAATACGGGTTGCGATTTGGTGCGTCGCGCTTTGTGGCCGGAGAAAGTATTGAACAAACTATTGAGGTGATCAAAGGATTGAACGCACAAGGTTTGTTGGTCACATTAGACTATTTAGGTGAATTTGTTGACAGTGAAGGAGAAGCAATTGAAGTAGCATCGCATTCCATTAATGCAATTGAAGTGATCGGCCAAGAAAACCTGAACGTCCAGCTCTCCATAAAACTAACTTCATTAGGGTTAGACATTTCCGAGGAAGTAGTGATGAGAAATTTACATCAAATCCTGGAGACAGCAAAAAAACACCATGTGTTTGTTACGATTGATATGGAGGACTTCAATCATTGTCTAAAAACGATTGAGATTTTTAAAAAGCTTAAAGTTCAATATAATCATGTCGGAACGGTCCTTCAGGCCTATTTATTCCGAACGATGGAAGACATTATCGATTTAAGTCCATACTCACCAAATCTTCGTTTAGTTAAAGGTGCTTATAAAGAACCTCCATCCGTTGCCTTCCCCGAGAAAAAAGATGTCGATGAAAACTTCAAGAATATCATTAAGCTTCACCTTTTGAATGGTCATTACACGGCTGTCGCTACCCATGATGATGTCATGATTGAATATACGAAACAATTCGTTCGTGAACACAATATTTCAACTGACCAATTTGAGTTTCAAATGCTCTATGGCATTCGTCCTGAAAGACAATTAGAGCTTGTAAAAGAGGGCTATAAGATGCGCGTCTACGTCCCTTTTGGAACTGATTGGTACGGCTATTTTATGCGCAGATTAGCAGAGCGTCCAGCTAATGTAGGGTTTGTGCTGAAAGGGATGCTAAAGCGCTAG
- a CDS encoding YuzL family protein — translation MAKHKKNPSKAGVSAASVKGNAGPGGEMAGIDKVNSQNNQFKK, via the coding sequence ATGGCGAAGCATAAGAAAAATCCTTCTAAAGCTGGTGTTAGTGCAGCAAGTGTTAAAGGTAATGCCGGACCTGGTGGAGAGATGGCCGGTATCGATAAAGTTAATAGCCAAAACAACCAATTCAAGAAGTAA